From Mucilaginibacter rubeus, a single genomic window includes:
- a CDS encoding TerD family protein: protein MAINLQKGQRISLEKSNGSKLQNVCVGINWGAIEKKGLFGFGTTKEAVDLDASCILYDESKRLVDVIYFGNLRSKDHSVRHSGDDLTGDMAGNDGLDNEVITVDFGTLSPTVTYVAFVLNSFRGQDFGTIPFASIRIYEGTPTRVNEIFATYDIAHSKDFAGHVSMVMGVFYKKNGEWKFNAIGEPTRDRKLEETVKTVTATYL, encoded by the coding sequence ATGGCTATTAATCTTCAAAAAGGGCAGCGTATCAGCCTTGAAAAAAGTAACGGCAGCAAATTGCAGAATGTATGCGTTGGTATAAACTGGGGTGCTATCGAAAAGAAAGGCCTGTTTGGTTTTGGTACCACAAAAGAAGCGGTTGACCTTGATGCCAGCTGTATTTTATATGATGAAAGCAAACGCCTGGTTGATGTGATCTACTTTGGTAACCTGCGTTCAAAAGATCATTCTGTAAGGCACAGCGGTGATGATTTAACCGGCGATATGGCTGGTAACGACGGGTTGGACAACGAAGTGATCACGGTAGATTTTGGTACTTTGAGCCCAACTGTTACCTATGTGGCCTTTGTTTTAAACAGTTTCCGCGGGCAGGATTTTGGTACTATCCCTTTTGCCTCTATCCGTATTTATGAAGGTACGCCAACCCGGGTTAACGAGATCTTCGCTACCTATGATATTGCGCATAGCAAGGATTTTGCTGGCCATGTATCTATGGTGATGGGCGTGTTTTACAAAAAGAACGGCGAGTGGAAATTTAATGCCATTGGTGAGCCAACGCGCGACCGCAAGCTGGAAGAAACCGTGAAAACCGTAACTGCAACCTATTTATAA
- a CDS encoding toxic anion resistance protein, with product MESAPNNDELNLNIPPLITPTNLDIPAAASPASNVPMKVDKQGNVNLDAIPNQDLQKYGEMGKDINPADVNSILNYGVEVQNSMEKYSNNFLTSVRTYNSGEVGGLINELLTELNYIDVDELNQNAFTSFISHIPFMKKLVVDTKKLFQKYDTVVNNIDKITNKIKAGRVNSLKDNSSLQTMFDSNITYIKQMEDLIIAGQLKYNELNEKLAVMDGNPTGYQDYEIADLRDFVNRLDKRLADLKVVRFIMLQSLAQIRVVQNNNTTIAEKAQSIVSTTIPVWKNQLTIAVALNRQKENVEMQKKISDTTNTILQKNAEMLKQNSIDVARENEKTVVSLDTLKKTTSSLIETLTEVKRIHDEGTANRRTLNTELQNLETELKKTVTSVS from the coding sequence ATGGAAAGTGCACCAAACAATGATGAACTAAATCTGAATATACCACCGCTGATCACTCCAACAAACCTGGATATTCCAGCGGCAGCTTCACCGGCCAGCAACGTGCCTATGAAGGTAGATAAGCAGGGTAATGTAAACCTTGATGCCATACCAAACCAGGATCTGCAAAAGTATGGCGAAATGGGTAAGGATATCAATCCGGCTGATGTTAACTCAATACTGAACTACGGCGTTGAGGTACAAAACTCAATGGAGAAATACAGTAACAACTTCCTTACTTCGGTACGCACCTATAACTCGGGCGAAGTAGGCGGGCTTATTAATGAATTACTTACCGAGCTTAATTATATTGATGTTGATGAGCTTAACCAAAACGCGTTTACCTCATTTATATCACATATCCCCTTCATGAAAAAGCTGGTTGTTGATACCAAAAAGCTTTTCCAGAAGTATGATACCGTGGTTAACAACATTGATAAGATCACCAATAAGATCAAAGCCGGTCGTGTTAACTCGTTAAAGGATAATAGCTCGCTGCAAACCATGTTTGACAGCAACATTACCTATATTAAACAAATGGAAGACCTGATCATTGCCGGGCAGCTCAAATACAATGAGCTTAACGAAAAGCTGGCAGTGATGGATGGTAACCCAACAGGTTACCAGGATTATGAAATAGCCGATCTGCGCGATTTTGTGAACCGTTTGGATAAGCGTCTTGCCGATCTGAAAGTGGTACGCTTTATTATGCTGCAATCGCTGGCCCAGATCCGTGTGGTGCAAAATAACAATACCACCATTGCTGAAAAGGCGCAATCAATCGTATCAACCACCATCCCGGTGTGGAAAAACCAGCTTACCATAGCTGTGGCGCTTAACCGCCAGAAAGAAAACGTGGAGATGCAGAAAAAGATCTCTGATACTACCAACACCATTTTACAAAAGAATGCCGAAATGCTGAAACAAAACAGCATTGACGTAGCCCGCGAAAATGAGAAAACAGTAGTATCATTAGATACCCTGAAAAAGACCACTTCATCGCTCATCGAAACCCTTACCGAGGTAAAACGCATTCACGACGAGGGCACAGCCAACCGTCGTACGCTGAACACCGAGCTTCAAAACCTGGAAACAGAGTTGAAGAAAACGGTAACCAGTGTGAGTTAA
- a CDS encoding TerD family protein, with protein sequence MAINLQKGQRETIGAPKFTIGLGWDTNSSSTGSAFDLDASVFIMGDNKKILADEFFVFYNNPKSPDGAVEHTGDNLTGAGDGDDEQIIVDLSKIDSRATEICIVVTIHEAESRRQNFGQVRNSFVRIFDSATNVDILKYELEEDFSIETAVEFGRIYKKDNNWKFEAVGAGMKGGLQDYLNKYN encoded by the coding sequence ATGGCAATTAACTTGCAAAAAGGCCAACGGGAAACCATTGGTGCCCCTAAATTTACTATAGGCCTTGGTTGGGATACAAACAGCTCATCAACAGGCTCGGCCTTTGACCTCGACGCTTCGGTGTTCATCATGGGCGATAACAAAAAAATACTGGCCGACGAATTTTTCGTTTTCTATAATAATCCAAAATCTCCGGATGGTGCCGTGGAGCACACCGGCGATAACCTGACTGGTGCCGGCGATGGCGACGATGAGCAGATCATTGTTGACTTGTCAAAAATTGATTCGCGTGCTACCGAAATTTGCATTGTGGTAACTATCCATGAAGCCGAAAGCCGCCGCCAGAATTTTGGGCAGGTACGTAACTCTTTCGTTCGTATTTTTGATTCGGCTACCAATGTCGATATTTTGAAATACGAGCTGGAAGAAGATTTTTCGATAGAAACCGCCGTTGAGTTTGGCCGCATCTACAAAAAAGATAATAACTGGAAATTTGAAGCTGTAGGAGCTGGCATGAAAGGTGGCTTGCAGGATTATTTAAACAAATACAACTAA
- a CDS encoding phosphoribosyltransferase family protein yields MKATYSLHHINSATHFGFDADDYSRFKFGDAEVSRYFGTDLADGFINEVLAKQPIEKQIVVISSPYSFIPTATFAMKNHFVCRLNRWQAHHGYPVVQETKVHRTITYKEDYGELDAEQRINLIGNDSFHIDKDFLIGKTLLFLDDIKITGSHERMIMKMVDEYGLQNDIYMLYFAELVNKNIHPNIENYLNYHHVKNIFHLNDIINGADFCINTRIVKYILNYDHESFCIFIHDQESNFINLLYDMALGNGYHTIEAYAPNLNFIKQNLLINNNKLIQHGN; encoded by the coding sequence ATGAAAGCTACCTACTCTTTACATCACATCAACAGCGCTACTCATTTCGGTTTTGATGCGGATGATTACAGTCGCTTTAAATTTGGCGATGCTGAAGTATCCCGCTATTTCGGTACCGACCTGGCCGATGGCTTCATTAATGAAGTCCTTGCCAAACAGCCAATAGAGAAACAGATCGTAGTGATATCAAGCCCGTACTCGTTTATTCCTACGGCTACTTTTGCCATGAAAAATCATTTTGTGTGCAGACTTAACCGCTGGCAGGCCCATCATGGTTACCCTGTAGTGCAGGAAACCAAAGTACATCGTACCATAACCTATAAGGAAGATTATGGCGAACTGGATGCCGAGCAAAGGATTAATTTGATCGGTAACGATTCGTTTCATATTGATAAGGATTTTTTGATCGGCAAAACGCTGCTGTTTTTGGATGATATCAAGATAACCGGAAGCCATGAGCGCATGATCATGAAAATGGTAGATGAGTATGGCTTACAGAACGACATTTACATGCTGTACTTTGCCGAACTGGTGAACAAAAACATTCATCCTAATATTGAGAACTATCTCAATTATCATCATGTCAAAAACATCTTTCATTTAAATGATATCATTAATGGAGCCGATTTTTGTATCAACACCCGCATAGTGAAGTACATCTTAAATTATGATCATGAAAGTTTTTGCATTTTTATACACGATCAAGAAAGCAATTTCATAAACTTGTTATATGATATGGCTTTGGGTAATGGTTATCACACCATTGAAGCCTATGCGCCTAACTTAAACTTTATTAAACAAAACCTATTAATAAACAACAATAAACTAATTCAGCATGGCAATTAA